Proteins found in one Thunnus maccoyii chromosome 5, fThuMac1.1, whole genome shotgun sequence genomic segment:
- the ppcdc gene encoding phosphopantothenoylcysteine decarboxylase isoform X2, translating into MQTDELVSCVKSDLLRSCDTFRVLVGVTGSVAALKLPLLVTQLLQLPGVDVRVVTTEHAKHFYDPAEVSVKIYSDKDEWEMWTQRSDPVLHIDLRRWADLLVIAPLDANTLGKIANGLCDNLLTCVVRAWDMSRPLLFCPAMNTAMWQHPITAQQVSKLKEFGYVEIPCIAKKLVCGDEGKGAMAEVSTIVSVVQLYLKKPDESSEKT; encoded by the exons ATGCAGACAGACGAGCTTGTTTCTTGTGTGAAAAGTGATTTGTTGAGATCTTGCGACACTTTTCGCGTTCTTGTTGGCGTCACGGGAAGTGTGGCAGCCTTGAAACTGCCTCTTTTGGTCACCCAGCTTCTTCAGCTCCCTGGG GTGGATGTAAGAGTGGTTACAACGGAGCATGCCAAGCACTTCTATGATCCTGCAGAAGTTTCAGTAAAAATCTACAGTGACAAGGATGAATGGGAG ATGTGGACTCAGAGATCTGATCCTGTGCTCCACATTGACCTCAGGCGCTGGGCAGACCTACTTGTCATTGCCCCCTTAGATGCCAACACGCTTGGAAAGATTGCTAACGGCCTTTGTGACAATCTGCTG ACATGTGTGGTAAGAGCCTGGGATATGAGTCgccctctcctcttctgtcctgCAATGAATACAGCTATGTGGCAGCATCCCATTACAGCCCAGCAGGTGTCCAAACTGAAAGAGTTTGGATATGTGGAAATCCCCTGCATCGCTAAGAAGCTAGTGTGTGGAGATGAAG GTAAAGGAGCCATGGCAGAGGTATCAACTATCGTCAGTGTTGTCCAACTGTACCTTAAGAAACCGGATGAGTCATCTGAGAAAACATGA
- the ints14 gene encoding integrator complex subunit 14 isoform X1: MPTVVLMDVSLSMTRPVSQDGTEEFQRKNLAVHGLNMLFEHMASNYRLEFTALMAFSSLWELLVPFTRDYNALQEALSNLEDYDKTCVESALNGVSNVVQQEWGSACPCQVVLITDGSLGIGKGSLRHSLQTLKQRGDDKKFPLPFPFPTKMFIMCVANAEELQMTGTMDNLEELLRLSGGDGQIFTMEGPLCMQSVQAMFGKLIDRAYSPFHAVLHCGNLSSDVQVFPRPEPVVVDEEVEPMPLTVNTDLEIVGFIEIADISSPPVISRHLVLPIAVNKEVDEVGTGATDELEEEASASQMAGKSPNFCVLLHGSLKVEGMVALVQLGPEWYGMLYSQADSKKKSNLMMSLFEPGPDPLPWLGKISHLGPISEAAENPYGEDDSKSPFPLQPQVKRSYAQNVTVWIKASGLQTDVQKILRNARKLPDKTQTFYKELNRLRKAALAFGFWELLKGVADLLERECTLLPDSAHPDAAFQLSHAAQQLKLASTGDSQYAAFDHNIVPMHTDFSS, from the exons ATGCCTACAGTGGTGTTGATGGACGTGTCTCTGTCCATGACACGGCCAGTGTCACAGGATGGCACCGAGGAGTTTCAGAGGAAGAACCTGGCTGTCCACGGACTCAATATGTTGTTTGAACACATGGCCTCAAACTACCGCTTGGAGTTCACAGCACTTATGGCTTTCTCCTCCCTCTGGGAGCTCTTGGTACCTTTTACCAGAGATTATAATGCATTACAG GAGGCTCTGAGTAACCTAGAAGACTATGACAAGACCTGCGTTGAATCAGCTCTTAATGGAGTTAGTAACGTGGTACAGCAGGAGTGGGGCAGTGCCTGTCCCTGTCAG GTGGTGCTGATTACTGACGGGTCTCTTGGTATTGGAAAAGGTTCACTGCGTCATTCTCTCCAAACACTAAAGCAACGTGGAGATGATAAGAAGTTCCCTCTGCCTTTCCCTTTCCCGACCAAAATGTTCATCATGTGTGTAGCCAATGCAGAGGAG TTACAGATGACTGGCACCATGGACAACTTGGAGGAGTTACTTCGACTCAGTGGAGGGGACGGACAAATCTTCACCATGGAGGGACCACTTTGCATGCAGAGTGTACAGGCCATGTTTGG GAAGCTGATCGACCGGGCGTACTCTCCCTTTCATGCTGTCCTACACTGTGGGAACTTGTCCTCAGACGTTCAGGTGTTCCCTCGACCCGAGCCTGTCGTGGTGGATGAGGAGGTGGAGCCCATGCCTCTAACAGTCAACACAG ATTTGGAAATTGTGGGCTTCATTGAAATTGCTGATATCTCCAGTCCTCCTGTTATATCCAGACACTTGGTACTACCTATCGCTGTAAACAAAG AGGTGGATGAAGTTGGCACAGGAGCCACAGATGAGCTTGAGGAGGAAGCTTCTGCCAGTCAAATGGCAGGGAAAAGTCCAAATTTCTGTGTACTTCTACATGGCAGTCTGAAAGTTGAGGGCATGGTGGCACTGGTCCAGCTAGG GCCAGAGTGGTACGGCATGCTGTACTCCCAAGCAGACAGCAAGAAGAAATCAAATCTGATGATGTCTCTGTTTGAGCCTGGTCCGGACCCTCTGCCTTGGCTGGGCAAGATCTCACATTTGGGACCAATCTCAG AGGCTGCTGAAAATCCCTATGGAGAGGATGACAGTAAAAGTCCTTTCCCCTTGCAGCCCCAGGTCAAACGAAGCTATGCCCAGAATGTCACTGTGTGGATTAAGGCCAGTGGACTACAG ACTGATGTGCAGAAGATCCTGAGGAATGCAAGGAAATTGCCCGATAAGACTCAAACCTTCTATAAG GAGCTGAACCGTCTTCGGAAGGCTGCCTTGGCTTTTGGTTTTTGGGAGCTCCTGAAAGGAGTGGCCGACCTGCTGGAGAGAGAGTGCACGCTTCTGCCAGACTCGGCTCATCCTGATGCTGCTTTCCAGCTCTCCCATGCTGCACAGCAGCTCAAACTGGCTAGCACCGGAGACTCCCAGTACGCCGCTTTTGATCACAACATCGTTCCCATGCACACTGACTTCTCAAGCTGA
- the ints14 gene encoding integrator complex subunit 14 isoform X2, with product MEALSNLEDYDKTCVESALNGVSNVVQQEWGSACPCQVVLITDGSLGIGKGSLRHSLQTLKQRGDDKKFPLPFPFPTKMFIMCVANAEELQMTGTMDNLEELLRLSGGDGQIFTMEGPLCMQSVQAMFGKLIDRAYSPFHAVLHCGNLSSDVQVFPRPEPVVVDEEVEPMPLTVNTDLEIVGFIEIADISSPPVISRHLVLPIAVNKEVDEVGTGATDELEEEASASQMAGKSPNFCVLLHGSLKVEGMVALVQLGPEWYGMLYSQADSKKKSNLMMSLFEPGPDPLPWLGKISHLGPISEAAENPYGEDDSKSPFPLQPQVKRSYAQNVTVWIKASGLQTDVQKILRNARKLPDKTQTFYKELNRLRKAALAFGFWELLKGVADLLERECTLLPDSAHPDAAFQLSHAAQQLKLASTGDSQYAAFDHNIVPMHTDFSS from the exons ATG GAGGCTCTGAGTAACCTAGAAGACTATGACAAGACCTGCGTTGAATCAGCTCTTAATGGAGTTAGTAACGTGGTACAGCAGGAGTGGGGCAGTGCCTGTCCCTGTCAG GTGGTGCTGATTACTGACGGGTCTCTTGGTATTGGAAAAGGTTCACTGCGTCATTCTCTCCAAACACTAAAGCAACGTGGAGATGATAAGAAGTTCCCTCTGCCTTTCCCTTTCCCGACCAAAATGTTCATCATGTGTGTAGCCAATGCAGAGGAG TTACAGATGACTGGCACCATGGACAACTTGGAGGAGTTACTTCGACTCAGTGGAGGGGACGGACAAATCTTCACCATGGAGGGACCACTTTGCATGCAGAGTGTACAGGCCATGTTTGG GAAGCTGATCGACCGGGCGTACTCTCCCTTTCATGCTGTCCTACACTGTGGGAACTTGTCCTCAGACGTTCAGGTGTTCCCTCGACCCGAGCCTGTCGTGGTGGATGAGGAGGTGGAGCCCATGCCTCTAACAGTCAACACAG ATTTGGAAATTGTGGGCTTCATTGAAATTGCTGATATCTCCAGTCCTCCTGTTATATCCAGACACTTGGTACTACCTATCGCTGTAAACAAAG AGGTGGATGAAGTTGGCACAGGAGCCACAGATGAGCTTGAGGAGGAAGCTTCTGCCAGTCAAATGGCAGGGAAAAGTCCAAATTTCTGTGTACTTCTACATGGCAGTCTGAAAGTTGAGGGCATGGTGGCACTGGTCCAGCTAGG GCCAGAGTGGTACGGCATGCTGTACTCCCAAGCAGACAGCAAGAAGAAATCAAATCTGATGATGTCTCTGTTTGAGCCTGGTCCGGACCCTCTGCCTTGGCTGGGCAAGATCTCACATTTGGGACCAATCTCAG AGGCTGCTGAAAATCCCTATGGAGAGGATGACAGTAAAAGTCCTTTCCCCTTGCAGCCCCAGGTCAAACGAAGCTATGCCCAGAATGTCACTGTGTGGATTAAGGCCAGTGGACTACAG ACTGATGTGCAGAAGATCCTGAGGAATGCAAGGAAATTGCCCGATAAGACTCAAACCTTCTATAAG GAGCTGAACCGTCTTCGGAAGGCTGCCTTGGCTTTTGGTTTTTGGGAGCTCCTGAAAGGAGTGGCCGACCTGCTGGAGAGAGAGTGCACGCTTCTGCCAGACTCGGCTCATCCTGATGCTGCTTTCCAGCTCTCCCATGCTGCACAGCAGCTCAAACTGGCTAGCACCGGAGACTCCCAGTACGCCGCTTTTGATCACAACATCGTTCCCATGCACACTGACTTCTCAAGCTGA
- the c5h15orf39 gene encoding uncharacterized protein C15orf39 homolog isoform X2, producing the protein MMSSQSLQTVIDPVFRSKMPLFDGTIASAGLSKPQNMPGFLGKHALQYSGAYFTYDPRVKDGAGFTPPWSNSKTSLLDGRSPVSHLSGMDGQNHIIYRQDSNSSEEGHSHSSSMRHTPVKQGFTPYTKSSGISSPTAASVAVRKQKTGGENSSPASENSVYLAIPKPVYGHNPCCNELGCVIGQQYSMEHGSQRIPNTVYEHDWMQTDAHYSERSPIQRKAQDTRRGLQFEPGAEPIKRMTVDTYSPSRARTLPAMIEPNYSSYPCTPTRTLFGSLSEQSQHLQTSPRGYPSLYPSHPTYEHMTSEVYQERSHMSKYGQLTQHPMFYYPQANVEVENRTQCKDIGGKQREDVPVILKHTLSAPQDHYLVHQSLHGEIPLPSTETMPNHSFIRGFDYPYYAVPRFHLNASQIRAPLKRQHALPSWHSNRINVSPSGQHMDLPMASVANLHKNKPSTSLHVDQSHTSSPFLLVDQSSPTRRVGQPGVSPSSIQINRFFPPLTSLHIDRPILPPAGLNMDRLLDYSSCEAQVTCPKQPKDLPVSPVAWLPRSPNHSSDHIHTAVTNSANVRKIIYSPAVATGNKHNGPTSSSAASVLKGTLKRSVSHSSPPMKIKEEDRDLCEVDLIKKRQKMEMENGQVGNKTDSPPMPVIDNVFSLAPYQAYLQASGVLFPGRIPPRTVQSSEHCVVKPKPCIKEKRPDRDQQQPVVRPVYKNICPDTPTEKPVVEILEPKNIKVEKVDPPETDNSVESYVGQKDCSKITIKKEPEDAGFPDSGHDMLVIRKCEPDELESKPSLADENKTSNESKPAKVTAQITSPSQGDTSISRDQVVNPHPKPITTPQPPDTKLNFKNIPPQCLKLSTYKIILPDTKHPCPVPPQQKPPVQPMTEFIPKVELQMPVRKHFLELHQSLCKLVSKSVSASSEQELRTWLSQLELTEPASPSTKVQKVSCLLGKKAREVWLNEEMKSALQKVLDRLREYTAQERCPFPHVMRTGAVFLPMLVVKELLFPMVQGSFVDQVLQEHKVELRPTTLSEEKILIQLHKRACSSRLRRLMSLKHLPDIYADVLNLLYYACVCKHLDSTSPDVQKRVQD; encoded by the exons ATGATGAGCAGTCAATCGTTGCAGACCGTCATTGACCCAGTGTTTCGAAGCAAGATGCCATTATTCGATGGGACCATAGCATCCGCTGGACTGTCAAAGCCACAAAACATGCCTGGTTTCCTTGGTAAGCACGCACTGCAGTACAGCGGGGCCTACTTTACGTATGACCCCAGAGTAAAGGACGGAGCAGGATTCACTCCTCCTTGGAGCAACTCAAAGACCTCACTGCTGGATGGCAGAAGTCCTGTGAGTCACCTCTCTGGCATGGATGGACAAAACCACATAATTTACAGGCAAGACAGCAACTCCTCAGAGGAGGGCCATTCTCATTCTTCCTCAATGCGTCATACCCCAGTAAAACAGGGCTTTACACCATACACTAAAAGTTCTGGGATCAGCAGTCCTACAGCTGCATCAGTGgctgtcagaaaacaaaaaactggaGGTGAGAATTCATCCCCTGCATCTGAAAATTCAGTTTACTTGGCGATTCCGAAGCCAGTTTATGGACATAACCCCTGCTGTAATGAACTGGGTTGTGTGATAGGACAACAATACAGTATGGAACATGGATCTCAGAGGATCCCAAACACTGTCTATGAGCATGATTGGATGCAAACTGATGCTCACTACAGTGAAAGATCGCCCATCCAGAGGAAGGCACAAGACACACGGAGAGGTTTACAGTTTGAGCCCGGCGCAGAACCAATCAAGAGGATGACTGTGGACACATACAGCCCAAGTAGAGCAAGGACTCTGCCTGCAATGATTGAGCCAAACTACAGCAGTTACCCCTGCACGCCAACTCGCACTCTGTTTGGTTCTTTAAGTGAGCAGAGCCAGCACTTACAGACATCCCCCAGAGGCTACCCTAGCCTATACCCCTCCCATCCTACATATGAGCATATGACCTCAGAGGTTTATCAGGAACGTTCTCAcatgtccaaatatggtcagcTAACACAGCACCCAATGTTTTACTACCCCCAGGCAAATGTGGAGGTAGAAAACAGGACACAGTGTAAAGATATTGGTGGTAAGCAGAGAGAAGATGTCCCTGTTATtcttaaacacacactctcagcaCCCCAGGACCATTACTTAGTGCATCAGTCGCTTCATGGTGAGATTCCTTTGCCTAGCACTGAAACAATGCCAAATCATTCCTTTATACGGGGCTTTGACTATCCATATTATGCAGTCCCcagatttcatttaaatgcaaGCCAAATCAGAGCCCCCCTAAAAAGGCAGCATGCACTGCCTAGCTGGCACTCTAATCGCATAAATGTTTCCCCATCCGGCCAACACATGGATCTCCCCATGGCCTCTGTAGCCAACCTGCATAAGAACAAGCCCAGCACCAGCTTGCATGTTGACCAGTCGCACACCTCCTCACCTTTCCTCCTTGTCGACCAATCCAGTCCAACCAGACGTGTAGGCCAACCTGGAGTTTCACCCTCCAGCATacaaattaacagattttttcccccactCACCAGCCTGCACATAGATCGACCCATCCTTCCGCCAGCTGGCTTAAACATGGACAGACTCCTGGACTATTCATCTTGTGAAGCCCAAGTTACGTGCCCGAAACAACCAAAAGACCTTCCTGTTTCCCCAGTGGCATGGCTGCCCCGGTCACCTAATCACAGTTCAGATCACATCCACACAGCTGTAACTAATAGTGCAAATGTCCGAAAAATTATTTATTCCCCTGCTGTTGcaacaggaaataaacacaATGGCCCTACATCCAGTTCAGCTGCCTCTGTTCTTAAAGGGACCCTGAAGAGAAGTGTTTCTCACTCATCTCCAcccatgaaaataaaagaagaggaCAGGGATTTATGTGAAGTGGACTTAATTAAGAAACGACAAAAGATGGAAATGGAGAATGGACAAGTAGGGAATAAAACTGACTCTCCTCCTATGCCAGTCATCGACAATGTCTTCAGCCTGGCACCTTACCAAGCATACCTGCAGGCCTCTGGAGTGTTGTTTCCAGGCAGAATACCTCCGAGAACTGTCCAGTCTTCTGAGCACTGTGTAGTCAAACCCAAGCCATGCATCAAAGAAAAGAGGCCAGATCGAGATCAGCAGCAGCCTGTTGTCCGTCCAGTTTATAAAAACATCTGTCCAGATACTCCAACAGAGAAGCCTGTTGTAGAAATCCTTGAACCCAAAAATATTAAAGTGGAAAAAGTAGATCCACCAGAAACAGACAACTCTGTAGAGAGTTATGTTGGTCAGAAGGACTGcagcaaaataacaataaaaaaagagccTGAAGATGCTGGTTTTCCTGACAGTGGGCATGACATGTTGGTTATTAGGAAATGTGAACCTGACGAACTTGAAAGTAAACCCTCATTAGCAGATGAAAACAAGACTTCAAATGAGTCCAAACCTGCCAAGGTGACTGCACAGATTACCTCACCTTCTCAGGGTGATACAAGCATATCACGTGATCAGGTGGTCAACCCTCACCCCAAACCTATTACTACACCTCAACCACCTGACACCAAACTTAATTTCAAAAACATTCCTCCCCAGTGTCTTAAACTTTCCACCTATAAAATCATTCTCCCTGATACAAAGCATCCTTGCCCTGTTCCACCCCAACAGAAGCCACCTGTACAGCCGATGACTGAATTCATACCAAAAGTAGAGCTCCAAATGCCAGTCCGCAAGCACTTTTTAGAGCTGCACCAGTCTCTCTGCAAGCTAGTATCCAAATCTGTGTCAGCCTCTTCAGAGCAGGAGCTCAGAACCTGGTTGTCTCAGCTGGAACTGACTGAACCTGCATCTCCATCGACCAAAGTCCAGAAAGTGTCCTGTTTGTTGGGGAAAAAGGCCAGAGAGGTGTGGCTCAATGAGGAGATGAAGTCAGCACTCCAAAAGGTCCTTGACAGGTTGCGAGAGTACACTGCCCAGGAACGCTGCCCTTTTCCACATGTCATGCGGACAGGGGCAGTGTTCCTCCCTATGTTGGTGGTGAAAGAACTGCTTTTTCCGATGGTCCAGGGCAGCTTCGTCGACCAGGTCCTGCAGGAGCACAAAGTGGAACTGCGGCCCACCACGCTCTCTGAAGAGAAGATCCTCATCCAGCTTCATAAACGAGCCTGCTCCTCCAGGCTCAGGAGACTGATGTCCCTCAAACACCTGCCTGACATCTACGCTGATGTGCTCAACCTTTTGTACTACGCCTGTGTCTGCAAACACCTAG actCAACCTCACCTGATGTCCAAAAGAGAGTCCAg GATTAG
- the hacd3 gene encoding very-long-chain (3R)-3-hydroxyacyl-CoA dehydratase, producing MTLTPLVYWAQRHEDIYLRVELTDAQNIDVRVHENVLQFRAQGHGAKGQNEYEFSLEFVLPVKPEVSHKSTQRQVNITVRKEQRGWWERLTKQERKPVFLSPDFDRWLDESDAEMEIREKEEKRNRLKASRHEEDQFVSLKTGCLFIYNLVQFLGFSWIFVNMTVRLFIFGQDSMYDTFHTISDVMFFCQILAAVEVLNAAFGVVRTGVVPTLIQVVGRNFILFIIFGSLEEMHNRPVVFFVFYLWSTIEIFRYPFYMLGCFNTEWKTLTWLRYTIWIPLYPLGVLAEAVAVIQSIPIFEETKTFSIPLPKAIGTSISFSYVLCMYLVLMFLGLFINFRHLYKQRKRRFRTKKRKAN from the exons ATGACACTGACACCGCTCGTTTACTGGGCTCAACGCCATGAGGATATTTACCTGCGAGTGGAGCTGACAGACGCTCAG AACATCGATGTCCGTGTACATGAAAACGTCCTTCAGTTTAGAG CCCAGGGCCATGGCGCAAAAGGACAAAATGAATATGAGTTCAGCCTGGAGTTTGTCTTACCAGTAAAGCCAGAG GTGAGCCACAAGTCCACACAACGACAGGTTAATATTACAGTGCGGAAAGAACAGCGTGGCTGGTGGGAAAGACTGACCAAACAGGAGCGCAAACCAGTCTTCCTCTCACCCGACTTTGACCGCTGGCTGGACGAGTCAGACGCTGAGATGGAGATCCGGGAAAAG gaggagaaaaggaacAGACTGAAGGCTTCAAGGCATGAGGAGGATC aGTTTGTCAGCCTGAAAACAGGATGTTTATTCATATATAACCTGGTACAGTTCCTTGGCTTTTCGTGGATCTTTGTCAACATGACTGTACGGCTCTTTATCTTTGGCCAAG ATTCCATGTACGACACATTTCACACCATATCGGATGTGATGTTCTTCTGCCAGATCCTGGCAGCAGTAGAGGTCCTCAATGCTGCTTTTGGTGTAGTCAGAACAGGTGTTGTTCCAACTCTTATACAG GTGGTTGGAAGGAATTTTATCCTCTTCATCATTTTCGGTAGCTTGGAGGAAATGCATAACAGGCCTGTTGTGTTCTTCGTCTTCTATCTATGGAGCACCATCGAGATCTTTAG GTATCCATTTTACATGCTGGGCTGTTTCAATACAGAGTGGAAAACCCTGACGTGGCTGCGATACACAATCTGGATACCACTGTACCCGTTAGGTGTTTTAGCAGAAG CTGTTGCTGTGATACAATCCATTCCCATCTTTGAAGAGACCAAAACCTTCAGCATTCCTCTGCCGAAAGCCATCGGCACCTCTATCAGCTTCTCTTACGTCCTGTGCATGTATCTTGTTCTCATGTTTCTGG GCCTTTTTATCAACTTTCGTCATCTGTACAAGCAAAGGAAGAGGCGTTTCCGTACCAAGAAGAGGAAAGCAAATTGA
- the ppcdc gene encoding phosphopantothenoylcysteine decarboxylase isoform X1: protein MIQYAALEASNAKAGQKVLSCSYFLMQSEWGQSVFLPEDPVPLAHLSVCQLHSQVDVRVVTTEHAKHFYDPAEVSVKIYSDKDEWEMWTQRSDPVLHIDLRRWADLLVIAPLDANTLGKIANGLCDNLLTCVVRAWDMSRPLLFCPAMNTAMWQHPITAQQVSKLKEFGYVEIPCIAKKLVCGDEGKGAMAEVSTIVSVVQLYLKKPDESSEKT from the exons ATGATTCAATATGCAGCCTTAGAGGCATCAAATGCTAAAGCCGGTCAGAAAGTGCTTTCCTGCAGCTATTTCCTGATGCAAAGTGAGTGGGGGCAGTCTGTGTTTCTACCAGAGGATCCTGTCCCGCTAGCTCACCTGAGCGTCTGTCAGCTCCACTCGCAG GTGGATGTAAGAGTGGTTACAACGGAGCATGCCAAGCACTTCTATGATCCTGCAGAAGTTTCAGTAAAAATCTACAGTGACAAGGATGAATGGGAG ATGTGGACTCAGAGATCTGATCCTGTGCTCCACATTGACCTCAGGCGCTGGGCAGACCTACTTGTCATTGCCCCCTTAGATGCCAACACGCTTGGAAAGATTGCTAACGGCCTTTGTGACAATCTGCTG ACATGTGTGGTAAGAGCCTGGGATATGAGTCgccctctcctcttctgtcctgCAATGAATACAGCTATGTGGCAGCATCCCATTACAGCCCAGCAGGTGTCCAAACTGAAAGAGTTTGGATATGTGGAAATCCCCTGCATCGCTAAGAAGCTAGTGTGTGGAGATGAAG GTAAAGGAGCCATGGCAGAGGTATCAACTATCGTCAGTGTTGTCCAACTGTACCTTAAGAAACCGGATGAGTCATCTGAGAAAACATGA